The Candidatus Izemoplasma sp. genome segment TGTTTATCAAGGCTCTTTAGTCATGAAAAACGGAAAGATTGATCGGTTTACTGATGTTGATCCGGCCTTTTATGTCGATGATGTAGGTTATTTTTTAAACGATGAATCATGGATAAAACAGTTCGGGACACCGATTGCTAGGTTTAGTGATGTAGGACAGAATAGTGATGGAATGACATGGTATACCAGATTATTATTACTAAAAGATGGGTTCAAGATGGATATTTCATTCCATCATGTAAATAATGCAAAATATATTAATGAGGATCCCTTGTATAAAGTCATCATTGATAAAGATGGCATCTTTCCTAAAAACACATCAAGAGAATCTAACTTTTATGTCAAAGAACCAACTGAACAACAGTTTCATGACAAACTCAATGAGTTTTTCTTTGACACGTCTTATGTAATAAAGAGTCTACGCCGTAATGAATTGTTCTTTACCCGGTTTATGTATGGGGTCTTAAATGAGAAAATTGAAGCCTTACTTTCTTGGTATATGGGGATCAAACACGACTTCAAGGTTAATATCGGTGCCAAAGGACGTTATTTCTTTGATCTCTTAGATTCTAAAGTGAAATCCATGGTAATAGACACCTTTGCTGGAAAAACGTATACGGACAATTTAGAGGCGTTATATGCCTATTTTGATTTAGTACATTATTTAGGTGCCTATATTGAAGAACATCTTGGATTATCATATTTACACCACACGGAGAAAGCGATGCGCAAATATATTGATCAAGTAAAAGACATACCGCTTAAGTTAGATGAGGAGATTGCACTATGAAAATAACGATTCTATCAGTAGGTAAAGTCAAAGAGAAGTACCTGGTGAATGCGATTAAAGAATACAGTAAAAGACTTGGTCGTTATACGAAACTTAATATGATTACTGTCAAGGATGAACAAGCAAGTGAATCGTTAAGTGATAAGGAAATTGAAGCGGTTAAAGATAAAGAAGGAAACAAGTTATTAAAACGACTGCCACAGGGTTTTATTATTGCGCTAGATTTAGATGGTGAGATGTTAACAAGTGAAGCATTAGCAAAACGGATAGAACGAATCAAGACGTATCATGATTCTCATATCGTATTCATTATTGGTGGGTCATTAGGGTTATCAAAAGCAGTCTTAAAGCAAGCCAATTTAAGATTGTCTTTTTCTAAATTTACGTTTCCTCATCAACTAATGAAAGTTATTTTATTAGAACAAATATACCGTTCTTTTAGAATAAATAACAACGAGCCGTATCACAAATAGTTGCAACTAATGGTATGCACATTATAACAAAGCCCTTTTGGGCTTTTTCTTTAGGGTCATATATGACCTGTTATTTATAACAATGTATGATATAATATAAATAAGAAATTGTGAGGAGAAATCTAAACAGTCTTCTTGAAAGAGTTTTTATTTTCAATATCTGCAGTGGAACTGAAAAAACTAAATTAAATGGGGGAGTTATTAATGGCTAAGAGTGTTACTAAAGCATTTTTCAACTTTTTAAATGATATTGTTAAGACTGAACCAACAAATACTAGTGTAGCTAGGAAAAGCAAGAATTGGTTAAACAATCAAATAGAGATATTGAGTAAGAACGGATCTTTTATTCGTATTGCATCACAATTTAACATAGGTTTTGGCTCTTTTGCACGAAAAACTCAAATTAGACCACTAGATGATATTGATTTGATTATCGGGTTGAATGGCAGTAATACAACATTTTATGGATCAAAATGGGATGATATTACAGTTGAAGTGAATGGTGATACAACAGATGAAAGTTTATTGTCTACCTCAGATAGAAACCCCTTAGGTTGGGATAATAGTAAGTATTCTATTAATTCTAATAAAGTTAAGAACAAACTGGTTTCAGCTCTAAGAAGTGTATCACAATATGAAAAATCAGAAATACATGCAAGAGGAGAAGCGGTAACATTGAAATTCAAAAGCTACGATTGGACTTTTGATATAGTGCCTGCTTTTTATGTGTTAGAAACTTATCAATCAAATCCATTCTACTTAATTCCAAATGGTAAAGGCAAATGGAAGAAAACTAACCCCAAACTTGAACAGGAAAGAGTAACTAAAGCGAATAAAAATTTCAATAATATTGTGCTAAATGTGATAAGACTGGTTAAGTACTGGAATAGAAGAGCGAAAATGCCTAATATCACATCCTATGTTTTAGAAACTATGGTACTAGATTATTTTGATAATGCAAATCATAATAAAGTAACTAGCGATAAAACATACGATTGGGTAGATATTCATTTTAGAGATGTTCTTAATTATATTAGTAATCATATTTAACTATATGTTCAAGACACTAAGGCAATACAAGGGAATATTAATACACTTACATGGGATCAAAAGAATAAGATTCAAATACGATCTAGGAATGATTTCCAGAAGGCGAAAGCTGCTGTCTTTGCAGAAGTAAACGAAGATAATCACTTAAAGTCAATTAATATATGGCGAGATATATTTGGAAGGGAGTTTCCGACATATGGCTAAAAAACATAATATAGTATTCAAGAGACAAAATGAGAAAGAAATGCAATCACTAATATTAACTCAATACTTTACATATAAATCGGCTAAAATATGGTCTGGGATTTTATTGTTAGTAATGGTTTTTATTCCCATAATAATAAATATTATTTTATGGATTAATGATAACGAGATGATTGCGGGATATATCGCTTTCGCCTCAATAATCATCATTATTCTTGGAGAAATCTTATCTAACAAAGTTCAGTCAGAGAAAAATCTTGCAGCTATGATTCAGCAGAAATTTGATTTATATGTTTTTAATATGGGTAATATTAGCTTTATTGATGAGAATGCCGTTACTATTCAGATAGAAAAGTATAAAGATAAAGAATTTGCTAGAAAAAAAGATTGGTATCCCAATTATGAACATATGGATAGTTCAAAGACGGTTTTCTATTGCCAAAAAGAGAATGTTGACTGGACGCATAACTTAACAAAACGATATAGAACTTTCCTGAAGATTACAATTATTGTAATTATGATTTTGTTTGTTACAAATATGATTGCTAATAATAGTTCATTCATAACAGTTCTATCTATACTCGCCATTGCATTACCTATTATTGCATATTCTCTTTCTCTATTCGCAAAT includes the following:
- a CDS encoding aminoglycoside 6-adenylyltransferase, producing the protein MRRLQEAIQQVEDFARKNDHIRGLVYQGSLVMKNGKIDRFTDVDPAFYVDDVGYFLNDESWIKQFGTPIARFSDVGQNSDGMTWYTRLLLLKDGFKMDISFHHVNNAKYINEDPLYKVIIDKDGIFPKNTSRESNFYVKEPTEQQFHDKLNEFFFDTSYVIKSLRRNELFFTRFMYGVLNEKIEALLSWYMGIKHDFKVNIGAKGRYFFDLLDSKVKSMVIDTFAGKTYTDNLEALYAYFDLVHYLGAYIEEHLGLSYLHHTEKAMRKYIDQVKDIPLKLDEEIAL
- the rlmH gene encoding 23S rRNA (pseudouridine(1915)-N(3))-methyltransferase RlmH, producing the protein MKITILSVGKVKEKYLVNAIKEYSKRLGRYTKLNMITVKDEQASESLSDKEIEAVKDKEGNKLLKRLPQGFIIALDLDGEMLTSEALAKRIERIKTYHDSHIVFIIGGSLGLSKAVLKQANLRLSFSKFTFPHQLMKVILLEQIYRSFRINNNEPYHK
- a CDS encoding S-4TM family putative pore-forming effector, translated to MAKKHNIVFKRQNEKEMQSLILTQYFTYKSAKIWSGILLLVMVFIPIIINIILWINDNEMIAGYIAFASIIIIILGEILSNKVQSEKNLAAMIQQKFDLYVFNMGNISFIDENAVTIQIEKYKDKEFARKKDWYPNYEHMDSSKTVFYCQKENVDWTHNLTKRYRTFLKITIIVIMILFVTNMIANNSSFITVLSILAIALPIIAYSLSLFANMKKVDKDFDEIKRIISRVDDNLSDLSQEKLMKLTYAIQILIYRYRQKKCLIPDWFEKKNHSNLQEVENRKSGQRKRRDRENKNS